From a single Polynucleobacter asymbioticus QLW-P1DMWA-1 genomic region:
- a CDS encoding NADH-quinone oxidoreductase subunit D has product MTKIKNYTLNFGPQHPAAHGVLRLVLELDGEVIQRADPHIGLLHRATEKLAETRTWIQNVPYMDRLDYVSMMSNEHAYVLAIEKLLQVDVPLRAQYIRVMFDELTRLLNHLLWIGCHGLDVGAMAVFLYAFRDREDIFDMYEAVSGARMHAAYYRPGGVYRDLPDQMAQYSKSKIRSASAIKRLNENRSGTLLDFIDQFTNGFDANVDEYCNLLTDNRIWKQRLVNIGIVTPERALQLGFTGPMLRGSGIEWDLRKKQPYEVYDRLDFDIPVGVNGDSYDRYLVRMEEMRQSNRIIKQCVAWLKANSGPVMSDNHKVSPPKRVDMKTNMEELIHHFKLFTEGMHVPNGEAYSAVEHPKGEFGIYLISDGANKPYRMKIRAPGFVHLSAMDEMSRGHMLADAVTIIGTQDIVFGEIDR; this is encoded by the coding sequence ATGACAAAAATTAAGAACTACACCCTCAATTTTGGTCCTCAGCATCCTGCTGCTCACGGCGTATTGCGCTTAGTACTTGAGCTCGATGGTGAGGTTATTCAGCGTGCAGACCCACATATTGGTTTGTTACATCGTGCGACTGAAAAATTAGCCGAAACACGCACTTGGATTCAAAACGTTCCTTATATGGATCGTTTGGATTATGTGTCGATGATGTCAAATGAGCATGCTTATGTGCTCGCGATTGAAAAGTTATTACAGGTTGACGTTCCATTACGCGCGCAGTACATCCGCGTCATGTTTGATGAGTTAACAAGACTGTTAAATCATTTACTCTGGATCGGTTGTCATGGCCTAGACGTCGGTGCGATGGCCGTGTTTTTGTACGCATTCCGTGACCGTGAAGATATTTTCGATATGTATGAAGCGGTTTCTGGTGCGCGTATGCATGCTGCTTACTATCGCCCGGGTGGTGTTTATCGCGATTTGCCAGACCAAATGGCTCAGTACAGCAAGTCTAAGATTCGTAGTGCATCCGCTATTAAGCGTTTGAATGAAAATCGCAGCGGCACATTGCTAGATTTTATTGATCAATTTACTAATGGCTTTGATGCCAACGTAGATGAATATTGCAATCTCTTGACCGACAACCGCATCTGGAAGCAACGCTTAGTCAATATCGGTATTGTTACTCCTGAGCGCGCCTTACAGCTTGGCTTTACCGGCCCTATGTTAAGAGGGTCTGGCATTGAGTGGGATTTACGTAAGAAGCAGCCTTACGAAGTCTATGACCGCTTAGATTTTGATATTCCTGTAGGCGTGAATGGCGATTCTTACGATCGTTACTTGGTACGCATGGAAGAAATGCGTCAATCCAATCGCATCATTAAGCAGTGCGTTGCTTGGTTGAAAGCAAATTCAGGCCCTGTAATGAGTGATAACCATAAGGTTTCTCCGCCAAAGCGCGTTGATATGAAAACCAATATGGAAGAGTTGATTCACCACTTCAAATTATTTACCGAAGGAATGCATGTTCCCAATGGTGAAGCGTATTCCGCAGTTGAGCATCCCAAAGGTGAGTTCGGTATCTATTTGATTTCTGATGGCGCTAATAAGCCCTACCGCATGAAGATTCGTGCACCTGGCTTCGTTCATCTTTCAGCAATGGATGAGATGTCACGTGGCCACATGCTTGCTGATGCGGTAACCATTATTGGTACCCAAGATATTGTGTTCGGGGAGATTGACCGCTAA
- a CDS encoding NADH-quinone oxidoreductase subunit C has product MSDRLVHLAANLEKVLGKRVQSIEIALGEVTVVVNADTYFESAMLMRDDPSLAFEQLIDLCGVDYQDFRDGAWNGQRFGVVSHLLSLEHNWRLRVRVFAPDDSYPLVASITPVWSSANWFEREAFDLYGIIFEGHEDLRRILTDYGFIGHPFRKDFPISGNVEMRYDPELKRVVYQPVTIEAREITPRIVREEQYGDPV; this is encoded by the coding sequence ATGTCAGATCGTTTAGTTCATTTAGCTGCTAATTTAGAAAAAGTTCTAGGTAAGCGCGTCCAGTCAATCGAGATTGCCCTAGGCGAAGTGACTGTTGTTGTTAATGCAGATACTTATTTTGAATCTGCCATGCTCATGCGTGATGATCCTTCATTAGCGTTTGAGCAATTAATTGATTTGTGTGGCGTTGACTACCAAGATTTTCGCGATGGCGCATGGAATGGCCAGCGCTTTGGAGTGGTAAGTCATTTACTCTCACTTGAGCACAACTGGCGCTTGCGTGTTCGTGTGTTTGCTCCAGATGATAGCTATCCATTAGTCGCATCCATTACTCCGGTTTGGAGTTCTGCTAATTGGTTTGAGCGCGAAGCATTCGATCTTTACGGCATTATTTTTGAAGGCCATGAAGACTTACGTCGCATTTTGACTGACTATGGTTTTATTGGTCACCCATTCAGAAAAGATTTCCCAATTAGTGGCAATGTTGAAATGCGCTATGACCCTGAGTTAAAGCGTGTGGTCTATCAGCCTGTCACCATTGAGGCTCGTGAGATTACTCCTCGTATCGTTCGCGAAGAGCAGTACGGAGATCCGGTTTAA
- a CDS encoding NuoB/complex I 20 kDa subunit family protein, whose product MALEGVLKEGFVTTTADQLINWTRNGSLWPMTFGLACCAVEMMHAGASRYDLDRFGVVFRPSPRQSDLMIVAGTLCNKMAPALRKVYDQMPEPRWVISMGSCANGGGYYHNSYSVVRGCDRIVPVDIYVPGCPPTAEALIYGIIQLQSKIARTSTIARKA is encoded by the coding sequence ATGGCATTAGAAGGCGTTCTCAAAGAAGGATTTGTTACCACTACTGCAGACCAGTTGATTAACTGGACTCGCAACGGTTCTTTATGGCCAATGACCTTTGGTCTGGCTTGTTGTGCGGTTGAGATGATGCATGCTGGTGCTTCCCGCTATGACTTAGACCGATTTGGCGTTGTTTTCCGCCCATCTCCACGTCAATCCGATTTAATGATTGTTGCTGGAACTCTCTGCAACAAAATGGCTCCCGCGTTACGTAAGGTTTATGACCAAATGCCAGAGCCGCGTTGGGTTATTTCAATGGGCTCATGTGCCAATGGTGGCGGTTATTACCATAACTCTTATTCAGTTGTGCGCGGCTGCGACCGCATTGTGCCAGTGGATATTTATGTTCCTGGCTGCCCCCCAACTGCAGAGGCCTTGATCTACGGAATTATTCAGTTGCAATCTAAGATCGCTCGCACAAGCACGATTGCGCGGAAGGCCTAA